From Podospora bellae-mahoneyi strain CBS 112042 chromosome 3, whole genome shotgun sequence, the proteins below share one genomic window:
- a CDS encoding hypothetical protein (COG:T; EggNog:ENOG503NVEP), translating into MPGPAKQNPGTTGPGSGSGSGLRKRRPSLTETIVQTATDIEHRLELLLFDQLEPWRRDNPSILRGYRPTSYSFRASFRSLFYLHNESVNIWSHLLGAFFSVILATYLYRLIHPRFDTASSADILVFSCFFAGAFLCLGMSATYHAISNHSDKVAKWGNKLDYTGIVFLIVGSYVPALWYGFWCEPGKLTVYLGAICLLGSGCIMVSWFDHFRTPAWRPYRALMFVSLGLSGVLPIIHALITLYTYDELNKRMGLNWVIFQGALYIFGAFLYAARLPERRFPGKFDIFGSSHQLFHIFVLLAAASHLYGMTKAFDFHHSTGVGALCAS; encoded by the exons ATGCCCGGCCCCGCCAAACAAAATCCCGGCACCACCGGTCcaggctccggctccggctccggcctCCGCAAACGCcgcccctccctcaccgaaACCATCGTCCAAACCGCCACCGACATCGAGCACAGGCTcgaactcctcctcttcgacCAACTTGAGCCATGGCGCCGcgacaacccctccatcctccgcgGCTACCGCCCAACCTCGTACTCCTTCCGCGCCTCCTTCAGGTCGTTGTTCTACCTCCACAACGAATCAGTCAACATCTGGTCtcacctcctcggcgcctTCTTTTCCGTCATTCTGGCCACATACCTGTATCGCTTGATCCACCCCCGCTTTgacaccgcctcctcggccgacaTCTTGGTGTTTTCCTGCTTTTTCGCGGGCGCCTTCTTGTGCCTGGGGATGAGCGCGACGTACCATGCGATTAGCAACCACTCGGACAAGGTGGCCAAGTGGGGGAACAAGCTCGACTACACCGGCATCGTTTTCTTGATAGTGGGGAGTTACGTGCCGGCGCTGTGGTATGGGTTTTGGTGCGAGCCTGGGAAGCTGACGGTGTATCTGGGAGCG ATCTGCCTCTTAGGCTCTGGCTGCATCATGGTATCGTGGTTCGACCACTTCCGCACTCCCGCTTGGAGGCCTTACCGTGCCCTCATGTTCGTGTCTTTGGGTCTCTCAGGGGTATTGCCTATTATCCATGCGTTAATCACTCTCTACACATACGACGAGCTTAACAAAAGAATGGGTCTTAACTGGGTCATCTTCCAAGGGGCGTTGTATATTTTTGGGGCGTTCCTATATGCG GCTCGTTTGCCAGAGCGTCGCTTCCCAGGAAAGTTTGACATCTTTGGAAGTTCTCATCAGCTTTTCCACATCTTTGTCTTGCTTGCCGCGGCCTCGCATTTATACGGAATGACAAAGGCTTTTGACTTTCACCATTCTACCGGTGTCGGAGCATTGTGTGCTTCATGA